The DNA window ATATCGTACTGTTTCTTGAATTCCTCGATATTGTCTGTATAGGCACCCCGGAAAGCGTAGATAGACTGGTTCGGGTCTGCAACGATAGTAACGTTCTGTTCTCTTGCAGTCAGGCGTTTTATCAATTCGAACTGTAGATAATTGGTATCCTGGAATTCATCCACAACGATGTATCTGTATGTATCGTTCAACTCCTCTGTACCATAAGTATCAAGGTATTGCAGTGCAATATAATTCAGGTCTCCGTAATCAAGTGCATTGATACTGGATTTCTTATCTTCATAGCTCTTCCATGCATCGATGAAATCCTGATACTTGCGGTATTCATCGTAAACATTTATGAATTCCTGCCAGGATTTCTTCTCCTCTTTCAGAGCTTTTTGTTCGCTTTTATCTTTTAGGTGGAATGTGTTGAGATTTACTTTGTAGTCATGGTACAGCTGTTCCCACTCACCCTCGCTACTGAATTTATAAAGTATCTCTTTTTTGCCATCGATATAATCCTCGAAATCCTTCATGGACAAGTTCAGGTCTTTAGCTTTTGAAATTGAACTTGAGTAATGAGCTGCCTTCTTTGAATCAATTCCCAGTTCCCTGTGAAGATAAATCGCCATATCCATATCTTCATAGATTGTAAAATTTTCAGACACTCCGCATTCATCGGGATGTTCTCTTAAAAGCTCAGCGCAAAAAGAGTGAAATGTACTGACATTTACATCTCTCCTCCTACCTACTAATTCCTGAACTTTCTGCTGCATATTTTTTGCAGCATCCCTTGAAAAAGTAAGAGCAAGAATTTCTTCGGGCGGAACCCCCAGATACTCTATCATGTATGCGATTTTGGTTGTTATCGTGGTTGTTTTTCCTGTACCTGCACCAGCCAGAACCAGCAGCGGTCCTTCGCTGTGTTCTACTGCCTGTCTCTGTTTCGGTTTTAGTGTAGCAAGGTTTGAATCCAGCAATATATACCCTCGATTTTGGTGTCAGTACATTTATCGCTATAACTGATTAATAATTGTTTTCAGGTTTTGAATGTGATTTTCACATAACTACCGATTTTTCTCCCTGTTTCTATCTGACCGTCAAGCTGTTTTGTCAGGATACCCACAAGGTTCATACAACACAGTTCATTATCATTAAGGTCAAGGATTTCAGGCAATCTGCAGTCACCGTCATTCACTGTCAGAACACAATTGCTTTGTTCAGTATGCAGTTTTATCCCTACTGTACTGTTTCCGCATGATTCGGAATTGAGGCAATTATAAGCCAGCTCACCTGCTATAATGCCCAGTGGTATTGCGGTGTCTATAGGCAAATCAATATCTTCAATGTTCAAGTCAAAATTTACTTTCTCTAAAGTATGGCTGTATGTATCCGCCAGATAATCAATGATTTCTTGTATATAATTTGGCAGATTGATATCATGATTGGTATTTGGAAGGTTTTCATGTGCGATAGATATCATCTTGATTTTATCCTGAACCTTTTCGTAAACTTCTATCGCTTTCTCGTCCTGCAAACGGTCGACCTGCAGACCTATGATGCTTGAAATGATTTGCAGACTGTTATTTACTCTGTGGGA is part of the Methanohalobium evestigatum Z-7303 genome and encodes:
- a CDS encoding sensor histidine kinase; this translates as MEGCEVSHRVNNSLQIISSIIGLQVDRLQDEKAIEVYEKVQDKIKMISIAHENLPNTNHDINLPNYIQEIIDYLADTYSHTLEKVNFDLNIEDIDLPIDTAIPLGIIAGELAYNCLNSESCGNSTVGIKLHTEQSNCVLTVNDGDCRLPEILDLNDNELCCMNLVGILTKQLDGQIETGRKIGSYVKITFKT